From Ignisphaera aggregans DSM 17230, the proteins below share one genomic window:
- a CDS encoding Cystathionine gamma-lyase (COGs: COG0626 Cystathionine beta-lyase/cystathionine gamma-synthase~InterPro IPR000277~KEGG: pho:PH1093 cystathionine gamma-synthase~PFAM: Cys/Met metabolism pyridoxal-phosphate-dependent protein~PRIAM: Cystathionine gamma-lyase~SPTR: O58820 371aa long hypothetical cystathionine gamma-lyase~PFAM: Cys/Met metabolism PLP-dependent enzyme), translating to MAKLQTDAIHGHEFRDQYGSHIPPIYLSAIYEYIDYELGMAVFNDRGNYVRYGREDNPTTRALERILAKLELGEDALAFNSGMAAESALFLSQLNRDTKIVVPKEIYSSTFVLLENLASKIGFKVVRVWPSAESIVEAVDDKTAMVFIEVMTNPTNKVIDLDYLSKSIDLEKTILVVDNTFTTPVVLKPLRYKARFVLHSMTKYLGGHNDVVGGAIIGSKKDMLILWDWRRILGTILQPLDAYLVMRGIKTLEIRFERISKTAQTIAEYLSEHPRIEEVMYPGLTRNPYHDIAKKLFEKPLYGGVISFKIRGSYSDVLNFIRRLKIIKRAPSLGGTESLIVIPIKAGSMFVDPEDRQKLGITENLVRLSVGLEDPEDLIQDLSQALTS from the coding sequence TTGGCCAAACTCCAAACAGATGCTATACATGGGCACGAGTTTAGGGATCAATACGGATCACATATACCGCCAATCTATCTCAGTGCTATCTATGAATATATAGATTATGAGCTTGGTATGGCGGTTTTTAATGATAGGGGTAACTATGTTAGATATGGTAGAGAGGATAATCCTACTACAAGAGCTCTTGAGAGAATATTGGCAAAGCTTGAGCTTGGCGAAGATGCACTTGCTTTTAATAGTGGTATGGCGGCTGAATCAGCTCTATTTCTATCTCAGCTAAATAGAGATACAAAGATTGTTGTTCCCAAGGAAATCTATAGTTCAACATTTGTATTGCTGGAGAATCTGGCTAGTAAGATTGGTTTTAAGGTTGTTAGGGTATGGCCATCTGCTGAATCTATTGTTGAAGCTGTTGATGATAAGACTGCTATGGTATTTATAGAGGTTATGACCAATCCTACAAATAAGGTTATAGATCTAGACTATTTATCGAAGTCTATAGATTTAGAGAAAACTATTCTTGTTGTTGATAATACATTTACAACACCTGTAGTACTAAAGCCCTTAAGGTATAAAGCTAGATTTGTTTTACATAGCATGACTAAGTATCTTGGCGGTCATAATGATGTTGTTGGAGGAGCTATTATAGGGTCTAAGAAGGATATGTTGATTCTATGGGACTGGAGAAGAATTCTAGGTACAATTCTACAGCCACTAGATGCATATCTAGTAATGAGAGGTATAAAGACTCTTGAGATAAGATTTGAGAGAATAAGCAAAACTGCACAAACTATAGCTGAATATCTATCTGAGCATCCAAGGATAGAGGAGGTTATGTATCCAGGTCTAACAAGAAATCCATATCACGATATAGCTAAGAAACTCTTTGAAAAACCATTATATGGAGGTGTAATAAGCTTTAAGATAAGGGGGAGCTATAGCGATGTACTGAACTTTATTAGAAGGCTGAAGATTATAAAAAGAGCTCCTAGCCTTGGAGGTACAGAATCTCTGATAGTAATACCTATTAAAGCAGGTTCTATGTTTGTAGATCCAGAGGATAGACAAAAACTTGGTATAACTGAGAATCTAGTAAGACTATCTGTAGGTCTTGAAGATCCAGAAGACTTGATACAAGATCTTTCTCAAGCTCTAACCTCTTGA
- a CDS encoding transcriptional regulator-like protein (COGs: COG2522 transcriptional regulator protein~KEGG: smr:Smar_0682 transcriptional regulator-like protein~SPTR: A3DMC6 Transcriptional regulator-like protein~PFAM: Helix-turn-helix): MSITYCEIFTRYMLPSIRAFIAKKLISEYGYTQWSAAKKLGVSQALINHYLSGKRGAKLFKIFEEDRNLMSIIDEITKAIALNNANAGDILCKLCINLRTRSKDFLEAVGIKQREVSYPPCTI, encoded by the coding sequence ATGTCTATAACGTATTGCGAGATTTTTACCCGATATATGCTTCCATCGATAAGAGCCTTCATAGCTAAGAAGCTGATTAGCGAATATGGATATACCCAGTGGTCAGCTGCAAAGAAACTAGGGGTCTCCCAGGCTCTTATAAATCATTATCTCTCTGGTAAGAGGGGTGCTAAGCTATTCAAGATTTTTGAGGAGGATAGAAACCTTATGAGCATTATAGATGAGATTACCAAAGCTATAGCGCTAAACAATGCTAATGCTGGAGATATACTGTGTAAGCTATGTATAAATTTGAGAACAAGAAGTAAGGATTTTCTAGAGGCAGTAGGTATAAAACAGAGAGAGGTATCGTATCCACCATGCACTATATAG
- a CDS encoding aminotransferase class V (COGs: COG1104 Cysteine sulfinate desulfinase/cysteine desulfurase~InterPro IPR001597:IPR000192:IPR020578~KEGG: kcr:Kcr_0889 cysteine sulfinate desulfinase/cysteine desulfurase~PFAM: aminotransferase class V; aromatic amino acid beta-eliminating lyase/threonine aldolase~SPTR: B1L5A6 Cysteine sulfinate desulfinase/cysteine desulfurase-related enzyme~PFAM: Aminotransferase class-V) has product MSFSKKIRELLDHHGKPSKEVYFDLENSGWVPPEVVEAMKPYYNVYGYGHPSITHRIGWEALEVVYEAKELIASSIGAKSIDEIVFTHSGTEANNLAIAGYLLANRNKRGKVIVSSIEHLSVIFPAEFYANILGFKVIRVPVNGEGFIDPEIFKYYVDRDTVLISIQMVNHEIGTVQNIRELVDIAKSVNPNIVFHTDAADAYGKMAIDVNKLGVDMMTISSHKIHGPRGVGVLYVREGINLESPIRGQLSVEKLWPGVENVPAIAGFKKAIELAFNDFDYNINHMKRLRDKLMKGIMDNVDDVLINGPIGDRRAPDNLNISFLYVEGEAITVELSLHGIYVSSGSACTSRVLEPSHVLLAIGRKHEEAHGSILFKTSRYHSEDDIDYAIEIIPKAIDRLRSISSIKPNR; this is encoded by the coding sequence ATGAGCTTCTCAAAAAAGATTAGAGAGCTACTAGATCATCATGGAAAGCCATCTAAAGAAGTCTATTTTGATCTTGAGAATAGTGGATGGGTTCCACCAGAAGTTGTAGAGGCTATGAAGCCATATTATAACGTATATGGATATGGACATCCATCTATAACACATAGAATTGGATGGGAAGCTCTAGAAGTTGTTTATGAAGCTAAGGAACTCATAGCCTCATCAATAGGTGCTAAATCTATAGACGAAATAGTGTTTACACATAGTGGTACAGAGGCAAATAATCTTGCTATAGCAGGATATCTCTTAGCCAATAGAAATAAGAGAGGTAAGGTTATAGTTTCATCAATAGAGCATCTAAGTGTGATATTCCCAGCAGAATTCTATGCAAATATACTTGGGTTTAAGGTTATAAGAGTACCTGTTAATGGAGAAGGCTTTATAGATCCAGAAATATTTAAATACTATGTAGATAGGGATACAGTTCTAATAAGTATTCAGATGGTTAATCATGAGATAGGAACCGTACAGAACATAAGAGAGCTTGTAGATATAGCTAAATCAGTTAATCCAAATATAGTGTTTCATACAGATGCTGCTGATGCATATGGAAAGATGGCTATAGATGTAAATAAACTTGGAGTAGATATGATGACTATAAGTAGCCATAAAATACATGGTCCACGTGGAGTCGGAGTACTATATGTTAGAGAAGGTATAAATCTAGAATCACCTATAAGAGGACAACTAAGTGTTGAAAAACTGTGGCCAGGTGTTGAAAATGTGCCAGCTATAGCAGGTTTCAAGAAGGCTATAGAACTAGCATTCAATGATTTTGACTATAATATAAACCATATGAAGAGATTGAGAGATAAGCTTATGAAGGGGATAATGGATAATGTAGATGATGTATTGATAAATGGTCCTATAGGGGATAGGAGAGCTCCAGATAATCTAAATATAAGCTTTCTCTATGTCGAGGGTGAAGCTATAACAGTTGAACTTAGTCTTCATGGAATCTATGTATCTAGTGGAAGTGCATGTACATCTAGAGTTCTTGAGCCTAGCCATGTTCTTCTAGCTATAGGAAGAAAACATGAGGAAGCACATGGAAGTATATTATTTAAGACATCTAGATATCATAGTGAAGACGATATAGACTATGCTATTGAGATAATTCCAAAAGCTATAGATAGACTTAGGAGTATAAGCTCTATAAAACCAAATAGGTAG